The Spirochaetota bacterium genome includes a window with the following:
- a CDS encoding response regulator, with protein MEPAETQSIVVIDDEEIIRYTLQKKLSRIGYHVISLEKAEDMIYLLKTNENDIDLVITDIKLRKMDGIELLRHISAMDKPIPTLIITGQANVEDAIRAMRYGACDIIRKPFDINEVASTVRGILRRTQEKELAGGLGKYVEYEKGKYTIPVDGTLGSVISYQLTQNLAPSGLCNNTTSDNIAMAIREAVSNAMFHGNLEVPSSIREDRGLKGFNDEIELRKGDGRYSGRMVKIEYELTRDYVEYFVEDEGPGFNFRDLPDPRDPENFLKDSGRGLLIIRIHMDEVDWNEKGNRIRFRKYRVHRNSVA; from the coding sequence ATGGAGCCGGCCGAGACTCAATCCATCGTCGTCATCGACGACGAGGAGATTATCCGCTACACGCTGCAGAAAAAGCTCTCGCGCATCGGGTATCATGTCATCTCGCTTGAAAAGGCGGAGGACATGATATATCTATTGAAGACGAACGAAAACGACATCGACCTGGTGATCACCGACATCAAGCTGCGCAAGATGGACGGCATCGAGCTCCTGCGCCACATAAGCGCCATGGACAAGCCCATCCCCACGCTCATCATCACCGGCCAGGCGAACGTCGAGGACGCCATTCGCGCCATGCGCTACGGGGCGTGCGACATCATCCGCAAGCCGTTCGACATCAACGAGGTCGCGTCAACGGTGAGGGGGATTCTCCGGCGAACCCAGGAGAAGGAGCTCGCCGGCGGACTGGGCAAGTATGTCGAATATGAAAAGGGAAAGTATACAATACCGGTTGACGGCACGCTGGGTTCAGTGATATCCTACCAGCTCACGCAGAACCTGGCCCCCTCGGGATTGTGCAACAACACCACTTCCGACAATATCGCGATGGCGATCCGCGAGGCGGTTTCAAACGCCATGTTCCACGGAAACCTCGAGGTGCCGTCGAGCATACGGGAGGACAGGGGGCTCAAGGGCTTCAATGACGAGATCGAGCTGCGCAAAGGGGACGGGCGGTACTCCGGGCGCATGGTGAAGATCGAATACGAGCTTACGCGGGACTACGTCGAGTACTTCGTGGAGGACGAGGGGCCGGGTTTCAACTTCCGCGACCTGCCCGATCCCCGCGATCCCGAGAACTTTTTGAAAGACAGCGGCCGGGGGCTTCTCATTATCCGCATCCACATGGACGAGGTGGACTGGAACGAGAAGGGCAACAGGATCCGGTTCCGGAAATACAGGGTCCACAGAAATAGTGTCGCATAA